In a genomic window of Cryptococcus deuterogattii R265 chromosome 12, complete sequence:
- a CDS encoding multidrug transporter, with protein MVDRQRLSDAEKGRNPRQSPPHPDSPQETESSNTETTRCAQYPTDEKGREIVDWDGPDDPDNPFNWSRSYKWLITITTCFISILTGLPAGSYSAGNSYMEQAFGISQDNFPWLTWATTSWNVGAALFPLLFVPLTENSGRMPGYFISYIIFLIFLVPSGVGTNFATMVTTRFFGGGASSVSINIVGGTIADIWKGPAERSIPMSIFGMTSVVGIALGPFIGGAIQTNETTINWHWIYWIQLIFDGALLPVFWLILRETRGDVILAKKAKRIRKETGRNAYAKAELESEKVSTMVLISFKRPTKMLFTEFVVFSFTLWVSFAWGLLFLFQSSIPQTFGADYGFNTFQSSLIQLALSVGAIVGTIINPYQDILYFRSARHNKETEGEPIPEARLYSSIPGSLLFAGALFWYGWTSYPSIHWIVPTLAIGCIGLGIYAIYMATVMYLTDAYEKYASSALSAASLGRNTFGAFLPLASQDLFSNLGFHWAGSLLGFLALVLSGVPILLFFKGRYLRSKSPFIAEATFDQGESDERRKANKVEGNKGLGGPAGQAKPTAPTIGR; from the exons ATGGTCGACCGGCAACGATTAAGCGATGCCGAGAAGGGGCGTAACCCCCGGCAATCGCCTCCACATCCTG ATAGCCCCCAAGAAACTGAGAGCAGCAACACAGAGACGACGAGATGCGCACAGTACCCCACAGACGAGAAAGGACGCGAAATTGTAGACTGGGATGGCCCGGACGATCCTGATAATCC ATTCAACTGGTCGAGGAGTTACAAATGGTTGATTACTATAACGACATGCTTCAT TTCCATTCTCACGGGTCTACCAGCCGGCTCTTATAGCGCTGGAAACTCGTACATGGAACAGGCTTTTGGGATCAGTCAGGATAACTTTCCATGGTTGACCTGGGCAACGACCAGCTGGAACGTAG GCGCCGCCCTCTTTCCCCTGCTGTTCGTCCCGCTCACCGAGAACTCTGGTCGAATGCCGGGGTATTTT ATCTCCTACATCATCTTTTTGATCTTCCTAGTCCCATCCGGCGTGGGTACCAACTTTGCGACGATGGTCACCACAAGGTTCTTCGGCGGCGGGGCGAGCTCGGTTTCCATCAATATTGTCGGTGGGACCATCGCGGATATC TGGAAAGGTCCTGCTGAACGAAGCATCCCCATGTCCATCTTCGGCATGACGTCTGTCGTCGGCATCGCCCTGGGCCCGTTCATTGGAGGCGCAATTCAAACCAACGAGACGACAATCAACTGGCACTGGATTTATTGGATCCAACTAATATTTGACGGCGCTCTCCTCCCCGTATTCTGGCTCATCCTTCGCGAAACAAGGGGAGACGTGATCCTCGCCAAGAAAGCAAAGCGTATTAGGAAGGAGACTGGTCGTAATGCCTACGCTAAAGCAGAGCTCGAGAGCGAAAAGGTCTCTACGATGGTCTTGATCTCGTTCAAGCGTCCAACGAAAATGCTCTTCACAGAATTTGttgtcttttccttcaccttATGGGTTTCGTTTG CATGGGGACTGTTATTTCTCTTCCAATCGAGCATTCCGCAGACTTTCGGCGCAGA CTACGGCTTCAATACATTTCAAAGTTCACTTATCCAACTTGCCCTCTCTGTTGGCGCGATCGTCGGCACAATCATTAACCCTTACCAGGACATACTATACTTCCGATCCGCCCGCCACAACAAGGAGACCGAGGGGGAGCCCATCCCTGAGGCGAGGTTGTattcctccatccccgGCAGTCTGCTCTTCGCCGGCGCTTTGTTCTGGTATGGCTGGACCAGCTATCCGAGCATCCATTGGATCGTACCTACCCTGGCTATCGGATGTATCGGTTTAGGCATCTATGCTATTT ACATGGCCACAGTGATGTACCTCACTGACGCATATGAAAAATACGCAAGTTCTGCACTTTCCGCGGCATCTTTGGGTCGAAATACATTTG GGGCTTTCTTGCCCCTTGCCAGCCAGGACCTCTTTAGCAACCTTGGCTTCCATTGGGCGGGAAG CTTACTTGGCTTCCTCGCGTTGGTACTTTCCGGCGtgcccatcctcctcttc TTCAAAGGCAGGTACCTCCGTTCGAAATCGCCCTTTATTGCGGAAGCGACCTTTGACCAGGGCGAGTCCGACGAACGTCGCAAGGCGAACAAGGTGGAGGGGAATAAAGGTCTTGGTGGCCCTGCTGGCCAGGCCAAACCTACAGCTCCGACTATTGGGAGGTAA